The Streptomyces sp. RKAG293 genome includes a region encoding these proteins:
- a CDS encoding proline iminopeptidase-family hydrolase, whose translation MFPAPTQKGTAPFRGHRTWYRVTGDLHTGRTPLVIAHGGPGSTHDYLLRMTELAASTGRPVIHYDQIGNGGSTRLPDRGAGFWTVDLFLDELDNLLAHLGIADDYLLFGQSWGGMLGAEHAVRRPAGLRGLVIANSPASMPLWRAACEGLKDAMPPVHRDTLRRHEATEDFDHPDYQRSVYAFYQRHVCRANPLPREVAATLLELQSDPTVYGTMNGPNDFHVIGTLKDWTVIDRLPAVAVPALIISGAYDEATPATIQPFLDHIPGARWELFEQSSHMPHVEEPERFDTVMKAWLAEVG comes from the coding sequence ATGTTCCCCGCCCCCACCCAGAAGGGCACCGCCCCCTTCCGCGGCCACCGCACCTGGTACCGGGTCACCGGCGATCTGCACACCGGGCGCACCCCGCTGGTCATCGCGCACGGCGGCCCCGGATCCACCCACGACTACCTGCTGCGGATGACCGAACTCGCCGCGTCCACCGGCCGTCCGGTGATCCACTACGACCAGATCGGCAACGGTGGCTCCACCCGGCTGCCCGACCGCGGCGCCGGCTTCTGGACCGTCGACCTCTTCCTCGACGAGCTGGACAACCTCCTCGCCCACCTCGGCATCGCCGACGACTACCTGCTGTTCGGCCAGTCCTGGGGCGGCATGCTGGGCGCGGAGCACGCCGTCCGCCGCCCCGCAGGCCTGCGCGGCCTCGTCATCGCCAACTCCCCGGCCTCCATGCCGCTGTGGCGCGCGGCGTGCGAGGGGCTCAAGGACGCGATGCCGCCGGTGCACCGCGACACCCTGCGCCGCCACGAGGCCACCGAGGACTTCGACCACCCGGACTACCAGCGCTCCGTCTACGCCTTCTACCAGCGGCACGTCTGCCGGGCGAACCCGCTGCCGCGCGAGGTCGCCGCCACGCTCCTGGAGCTGCAGAGCGACCCGACGGTCTACGGCACCATGAACGGCCCCAACGACTTCCACGTCATCGGCACCCTGAAGGACTGGACGGTCATCGACCGGCTGCCGGCCGTCGCCGTCCCGGCCCTGATCATCTCGGGCGCGTACGACGAGGCCACCCCCGCGACCATCCAGCCGTTCCTCGACCACATCCCCGGCGCCCGCTGGGAGCTCTTCGAGCAGTCCAGCCACATGCCGCACGTCGAGGAGCCCGAGCGCTTCGACACCGTCATGAAGGCCTGGCTGGCCGAGGTCGGCTGA
- a CDS encoding ABC transporter permease: MTGYLSIEIKRMLRGPRFIIFAIVLPVGLYLMECMLYKGKEIPNGHGITYSAWLMCSLAAYSAFTSSMHTSARVSHERAIGWHRQLRLTPLLPRTYLLSKIAVSMIVALPGPVFVALAGATLQDVHLSFAGWLQITLGIWIAALPCAVLGLVIGLYVAVEHQQMYLQGLVLLFGFLGGLLLPTTGFPGWLTAIVKALPSYWLADVGHGALLHGTRTLVAALVLAGWTVVLSGAVILNTRREAARA, translated from the coding sequence ATGACCGGCTACCTGTCCATCGAGATCAAGCGGATGCTCCGCGGCCCCCGCTTCATCATCTTCGCGATCGTCCTGCCCGTGGGCCTCTACCTGATGGAGTGCATGCTCTACAAGGGCAAGGAGATCCCGAACGGCCACGGCATCACGTACAGCGCCTGGCTGATGTGCAGCCTGGCCGCGTACAGCGCGTTCACCTCCTCCATGCACACCAGCGCCCGGGTCTCCCATGAGCGGGCGATCGGTTGGCACCGCCAGCTGCGGCTCACCCCGCTGCTGCCGCGTACGTACCTGCTGTCGAAGATCGCCGTCAGCATGATCGTTGCGCTGCCCGGACCGGTCTTCGTCGCGCTCGCCGGCGCCACCCTCCAGGATGTGCACCTGTCCTTCGCGGGCTGGTTGCAGATCACGCTCGGCATCTGGATCGCGGCCCTGCCGTGCGCGGTCCTCGGCCTGGTCATCGGTCTGTACGTGGCCGTCGAGCACCAGCAGATGTATCTCCAGGGCCTGGTGCTGCTCTTCGGCTTCCTCGGCGGCCTGCTGCTGCCGACCACCGGCTTCCCCGGCTGGCTGACCGCGATCGTCAAGGCCCTGCCGAGCTACTGGCTCGCGGACGTCGGCCACGGCGCGCTCCTGCACGGCACCCGCACCCTGGTCGCCGCGCTGGTCCTCGCCGGCTGGACGGTCGTCCTGTCCGGTGCCGTCATCCTCAACACCCGTCGTGAGGCCGCCAGGGCCTGA
- a CDS encoding VOC family protein, whose amino-acid sequence MTTTLQISIDCADPAVLVPFWATALGYREEEPPAGFATWRAYWISIGVPEDELGDPSNSCADSLVDPTGAGPRIFFQIVPEAKTIKNRLHLDLKVGGGRDVPLETRTSRVNAEAERLVAAGATKVRVLSQDGLDHYGVTLQDPEGNEFCVA is encoded by the coding sequence ATGACCACCACTCTGCAGATCAGCATCGACTGTGCCGACCCCGCCGTGCTGGTCCCCTTCTGGGCGACCGCCCTGGGGTACCGCGAGGAGGAACCGCCCGCCGGGTTCGCGACCTGGCGGGCGTACTGGATCAGCATCGGGGTGCCCGAGGACGAGCTCGGCGACCCGTCCAACAGCTGCGCCGACTCGCTCGTCGACCCGACGGGCGCCGGGCCCCGCATCTTCTTCCAGATCGTGCCGGAAGCCAAGACGATCAAGAACCGGCTGCATCTGGACCTGAAGGTCGGCGGCGGCCGGGACGTCCCGCTGGAGACCCGCACCTCCCGGGTGAACGCCGAGGCCGAACGGCTGGTGGCCGCCGGCGCCACGAAGGTCCGCGTCCTGTCGCAGGACGGCCTGGACCACTACGGGGTCACCCTCCAGGACCCCGAGGGCAATGAGTTCTGCGTCGCGTAG
- a CDS encoding condensation domain-containing protein, with protein sequence MVVQDPAPMAATRKETDLWLLERLVPGSGVNNLSLTFDVDGEIDSAALSRALTLVVRKYDILRTVFRTSETDLTKEVLAADAITSIDVTSVDVTEDGLQTAVEAFVAEPFALDGSPLVRAARFRRAGGAGDVVSVALHHLVFDAMSTVTLLGELISAYQAPDTYATDPVAAVVEAEPSEESVDFWRDQLRGFRGADDGLWYGNPASATPDLAGDTLQYPLSDDALAVVGRLQRELRAPEAVILLAAYYLLLAQHGAGSDIVVGSPVSVRPPGHEGAIGYHVNVLPLRVRMDPAKPFKRLVNRARAVFLESLGEPGVTAESVLDEVRDGGSSSWRNSLFNHLFNYVPGGTSGTFEVAGHPARIRGVENGFSKFDLEFFFMPEPEAAKTTIRAVFRTQVFSPADVQLLLARYDALLCTLGDQLDRPIGEISGWSAADHAAVLAGHRDGLPEALLGPSVAPFSRYAKLAAKADSAALTRAFVAAPDGTELPVGVRGELCLADEDVTRTGDVARWLPDGRIEILGRLDRRVTVQGLALGLEDVDAALLAHPAVDAAVTVAAGGVLVSFVATAGGTGAGPGLLEQLWKQVRTDLPGPAEPARIIVTEGLPTVNGAPDLQGLRLRAEELLRTEAAPEPVDTTELTRALIALWKQFLKREDLDADSGFFTSGGHSLLAVQLLQRVKRTTGIQVKIRLADLFAHPTPEKLSAYISSKKA encoded by the coding sequence ATGGTTGTTCAGGACCCCGCGCCGATGGCGGCCACCCGTAAGGAGACGGACCTTTGGCTGCTGGAGCGGCTGGTACCGGGATCGGGCGTCAACAACCTGTCCCTGACCTTCGACGTGGACGGTGAGATCGACTCCGCGGCGCTGTCCCGGGCGCTGACCCTGGTGGTGCGCAAGTACGACATCCTGCGCACCGTCTTCCGCACCTCCGAGACCGACCTCACCAAGGAGGTGCTGGCGGCCGACGCGATCACCTCGATCGATGTCACCTCGGTCGACGTCACCGAGGACGGACTCCAGACCGCCGTCGAGGCGTTCGTCGCGGAGCCGTTCGCCCTGGACGGGAGCCCGCTCGTCAGGGCGGCCCGCTTCCGGCGGGCGGGCGGCGCCGGCGATGTGGTGAGCGTCGCGCTCCACCACCTCGTCTTCGACGCGATGTCGACCGTCACCCTGCTCGGTGAGCTGATCAGCGCCTACCAGGCGCCCGACACGTACGCCACCGACCCGGTCGCCGCGGTCGTCGAGGCGGAGCCGTCCGAGGAGAGCGTCGACTTCTGGCGCGACCAGCTCCGCGGTTTCCGCGGCGCGGACGACGGCCTCTGGTACGGGAATCCGGCCTCGGCCACCCCGGACCTGGCGGGCGACACCCTGCAGTACCCGCTGTCGGACGACGCCCTCGCCGTGGTCGGCCGCCTGCAGCGCGAGCTGCGCGCGCCGGAGGCCGTGATCCTGCTGGCCGCCTACTACCTGCTGCTCGCGCAGCACGGCGCGGGCTCGGACATCGTCGTCGGTTCGCCCGTCAGCGTGCGCCCGCCGGGTCACGAGGGCGCCATCGGCTACCACGTGAACGTGCTGCCGCTGCGGGTGCGGATGGATCCGGCCAAGCCGTTCAAGCGGCTGGTGAACCGGGCCCGCGCGGTGTTCCTGGAGAGCCTCGGCGAGCCGGGGGTGACCGCCGAGTCCGTACTGGACGAGGTGCGGGACGGCGGCTCCTCGTCCTGGCGGAACTCGCTCTTCAACCACCTGTTCAACTACGTGCCGGGCGGCACCTCGGGAACGTTCGAGGTGGCCGGACACCCGGCGAGGATCCGCGGGGTGGAGAACGGCTTCAGCAAGTTCGACCTGGAGTTCTTCTTCATGCCGGAGCCGGAGGCGGCGAAGACCACGATCCGCGCCGTGTTCCGCACCCAGGTCTTCTCCCCGGCCGACGTGCAGCTGCTGCTCGCCCGCTACGACGCCCTGCTGTGCACCCTCGGCGACCAACTGGACCGGCCGATCGGGGAGATCTCCGGCTGGAGCGCGGCCGACCACGCCGCGGTCCTGGCCGGCCACCGGGACGGCCTGCCCGAGGCCCTCCTCGGCCCGTCCGTCGCGCCGTTCTCCCGCTACGCGAAGCTCGCCGCCAAGGCCGACAGCGCGGCCCTGACCCGGGCCTTCGTGGCCGCCCCCGACGGGACGGAGCTGCCGGTGGGCGTCCGCGGCGAGCTCTGCCTCGCCGACGAGGACGTCACCCGCACCGGTGACGTGGCCCGCTGGCTTCCCGACGGCCGGATCGAGATCCTCGGCCGGCTGGACCGCCGGGTGACCGTGCAGGGGCTCGCCCTCGGCCTGGAGGACGTCGACGCCGCGCTGCTCGCGCACCCCGCCGTCGACGCCGCCGTGACGGTCGCCGCGGGCGGGGTCCTCGTCTCCTTCGTCGCCACCGCCGGCGGTACCGGGGCCGGACCCGGCCTGCTGGAGCAGCTCTGGAAGCAGGTGCGCACCGACCTTCCCGGTCCGGCGGAGCCGGCCCGCATCATCGTCACCGAGGGGCTTCCGACCGTGAACGGCGCCCCTGACCTGCAGGGCCTGCGGCTGCGTGCCGAGGAGCTGCTGCGCACCGAGGCAGCGCCCGAGCCGGTGGACACCACCGAGCTGACCCGTGCGCTGATCGCGCTGTGGAAGCAGTTCCTCAAGCGCGAGGACCTGGACGCGGACTCCGGCTTCTTCACCAGCGGCGGCCACTCGCTGCTCGCCGTCCAGCTGCTGCAGCGCGTCAAGCGCACCACCGGTATCCAGGTGAAGATCCGGCTGGCCGACCTGTTCGCGCACCCGACCCCGGAGAAGCTCAGCGCGTACATCTCCAGCAAGAAGGCCTAA
- a CDS encoding ABC transporter ATP-binding protein — MKTTEKTTARAEGTVPVAAPPEPAPAPAAAGAEKKSAPEVEPAIRVTGLRKVYGEVQAVKGVDLTINPGEVVALLGPNGAGKSTTIDMILGLSHPTSGEISIFGRAPYLAVREGLVSAVLQEGSLIDDISVRETLEMISSLYKKPLPLDEVLRRANIEDIVDRRGTKLSGGQRQRARFACALIGNPQLLVLDEPTSAMDVGSRRKFWESMRKFTDTGRTVVFATHYLDEAEEFADRVVLMRGGEIAADGTVAKIRALTAGRVLRASVPDAKEADLRKLPGVTAVTLRLGRVELHCEDSDKSLRALLTTYPDAYDIEITASGLEEAFLSLTATDGDDSEVQEDAA, encoded by the coding sequence ATGAAGACCACAGAGAAGACCACCGCCAGGGCAGAGGGGACCGTTCCGGTAGCGGCACCGCCGGAGCCGGCGCCGGCGCCCGCAGCCGCTGGAGCCGAGAAGAAGTCCGCGCCCGAGGTCGAGCCGGCCATCCGCGTCACCGGGCTGCGCAAGGTCTACGGCGAGGTCCAGGCGGTCAAGGGCGTCGACCTGACCATCAACCCCGGCGAGGTCGTCGCGCTCCTCGGCCCCAACGGCGCGGGCAAGTCCACCACCATCGACATGATCCTCGGCCTGTCCCACCCCACCTCGGGCGAGATCAGCATCTTCGGCCGGGCCCCCTACCTCGCGGTACGGGAAGGGCTGGTCAGCGCCGTCCTCCAGGAGGGCTCGCTGATCGACGACATCTCCGTCCGCGAGACGCTGGAGATGATCTCCTCCCTCTACAAGAAGCCGCTGCCCCTCGACGAGGTGCTGCGACGCGCCAACATCGAGGACATCGTCGACCGCCGCGGCACCAAGCTCTCCGGCGGCCAGCGCCAGCGCGCCCGCTTCGCCTGCGCGCTCATCGGCAACCCGCAGCTCCTGGTGCTCGACGAGCCCACCTCCGCCATGGACGTCGGCAGCCGCCGCAAGTTCTGGGAGTCCATGCGGAAGTTCACCGACACCGGCCGCACGGTCGTCTTCGCGACCCACTACCTGGACGAGGCCGAGGAGTTCGCCGACCGCGTCGTCCTCATGCGCGGTGGCGAGATCGCCGCCGACGGCACCGTCGCCAAGATCCGTGCCCTCACCGCGGGCCGCGTGCTGCGCGCCTCGGTCCCCGACGCGAAGGAGGCGGACCTGCGGAAGCTGCCCGGGGTGACCGCGGTCACGCTGCGCCTGGGCCGTGTCGAACTGCACTGCGAGGACTCCGACAAGAGCCTGCGCGCCCTGCTCACCACCTACCCCGACGCGTACGACATCGAGATCACCGCCAGCGGCCTGGAGGAGGCGTTCCTCTCCCTGACCGCCACCGATGGCGACGACTCGGAAGTGCAGGAGGACGCGGCATGA